One Saccharomyces kudriavzevii IFO 1802 strain IFO1802 genome assembly, chromosome: 4 genomic region harbors:
- the SKDI04G7220 gene encoding uncharacterized protein (similar to Saccharomyces cerevisiae YDR524C-B and YCL048W-A; ancestral locus Anc_1.22): MQFKTIVAAFATVAAVQAANVSTNGSNSSNGSNTTSTKISTGAAASNALGAGVFGAAVAAGVAFLF, translated from the coding sequence ATGCAATTCAAGACCATCGTCGCCGCCTTCGCtactgttgctgctgtcCAAGCTGCTAACGTTTCCACCAATGGTTCCAACAGTTCCAACGGCTCTAACACCACTAGCACCAAGATCTCCACTGGTGCTGCTGCTTCCAACGCTTTGGGTGCTGGTGTTTTCGGTGCTGCCGTCGCTGCCGGTGTCGCTTTCCTATTCTAA
- the URC2 gene encoding Urc2p (similar to Saccharomyces cerevisiae URC2 (YDR520C); ancestral locus Anc_1.26) gives MDRNSSASVNLRPNDLPMTKKNDLNSDRVRNSIRSLINNPGDGFGVNEENERNEPNSSKSDGNKKPRKKRKTFSCDTCRRVKTRCDFEPFIGKCYRCNVLQLDCSLAKNKDDEILNTLREDSLLKKINSINSNLGSFSHLSKDISNEIQGCVGKSETGTIDYHTINSRLSSLEGHIKSLHQKMDLIITSASLSNNNDTEDAKKGGQFENVDLSNTYDSASTSSSKTIKKTGRYSKESLFLNGFKLKESPLKLMHDIDERLFPSKATSRAAKLAGQQRPYAVARVNFLHFYEKHQQLCHKLAKEFLVRSHFWIIPGGRKDIDVEYAHSHLFITSVFTIIAMSFADNDKYAAEQEVLYTLVERLLTNTLTMFEKLTAFDIEAILYCCMFHISRKAKRYRQLKFNSLVLSNFALNSLLHVIDFYQIKDRVLVREEYNSEDLYHLRILNSLTACYLEYSISYGDIREQDDMLKEFNKLVAKFPQANFGDDIKISEINLGDIVNGIFMGLRNYFLQCLSDFDDSRRGDDQNALVFIFPELNYWLKNWEELLTKDGAGVLLFTFDFYHIMICRTFITEFSSTLKGNQSFLKLVLNTMKEHSFSLLKGFLRLPPALIRGAPIFTCHQLVYACLTLCDYLYWFDFSERQHVLSLCTKVYWHLSTIGEKMNEATDNVGKIIKSIIDTSKTRINVGNFQQENDEYDTILTTVNKRVEPATMHAIKVANSSTDNGVLHESSSNSHFMIPDVDQFNSFEDFFQDFFDNLKPNSQKMFTNDSKTGQIT, from the coding sequence ATGGATAGAAACTCAAGTGCCTCAGTGAACCTCAGACCGAATGATTTACCGAtgaccaagaaaaatgactTAAATTCTGACAGGGTACGGAATAGTATCCGCTCCCTGATTAACAACCCTGGAGATGGTTTTGGGgttaatgaagaaaatgaaagaaatgaacCAAATAGTTCGAAGAGCGATGGAAACAAAAAACCcaggaagaaaaggaaaacctTTAGCTGCGACACTTGCAGGAGAGTAAAGACGAGATGCGATTTCGAACCTTTTATTGGGAAATGCTACAGATGTAACGTCCTACAACTTGATTGTTCCCTCgctaaaaacaaagatgaTGAGATTCTAAATACTTTACGTGAAGATAGCttactgaagaagattaaTTCAATCAACTCGAATCTTGGTTCGTTCTCTCACTTAAGCAAGGATATTTCTAACGAAATACAAGGCTGTGTTGGAAAAAGTGAAACGGGCACAATTGATTATCATACAATCAATAGTAGACTTTCATCTTTGGAAGGTCATATAAAATCTCTACACCAGAAAATGGATTTGATAATCACCTCAGCAAGTTTATcgaataataatgataccgaagatgcaaaaaaaggtggtcaatttgaaaatgttgacCTAAGCAATACATATGATAGCGCTTCAACTTCCAGCTCGAAGacgataaaaaaaacagggAGATATAGTAAAGAGAGTCTTTTTCTGAATGGGTTCAAATTGAAGGAATCTCCTTTGAAACTTATGCATGATATTGACGAGAGGTTATTTCCATCGAAGGCCACATCCAGAGCAGCTAAGCTAGCTGGACAACAAAGACCGTATGCTGTTGCAAGAGTAaattttctccatttttATGAGAAACATCAACAATTATGCCACAAACTAGCGAAAGAATTTCTAGTGAGATCTCATTTCTGGATTATTCCAGgtggaagaaaagacaTAGACGTGGAATATGCTCATTCACACTTATTCATTACAAGTGTGTTTACCATCATTGCTATGAGTTTCGCTGACAATGACAAATATGCCGCGGAACAAGAAGTATTATATACTCTAGTAGAGAGGCTGTTAACGAATACGCTGACCATGTTCGAGAAGTTGACTGCATTTGATATCGAGGCTATCTTATATTGCTGTATGTTCCATATTTCTCGAAAAGCAAAGAGATATAGGCAGCTTAAATTTAATTCTTTAGTGCTAAGCAATTTTGCACTCAATAGTTTGTTACATGTAATCgatttttatcaaataaaGGACAGAGTTTTGGTGAGAGAAGAATACAACTCTGAAGATCTTTATCACTTGAGGATCCTGAACTCTTTGACTGCATGCTACTTAGAATATTCTATCAGTTATGGTGATATTCGGGAGCAAGATGACATGCTTAAGGAGTTTAACAAGCTTGTGGCTAAATTTCCACAAGCAAACTTTGGTGATGACATCAAAATAAGTGAGATTAATTTAGGTGATATTGTAAATGGAATTTTCATGGGCCTAAGAAATTATTTTCTACAATGTCTAAGTGATTTTGACGACAGCAGGCGTGGTGATGATCAAAATGCgcttgttttcattttcccgGAGCTAAATTACTGGTTGAAGAACTGGGAAGAGCTTTTGACAAAGGATGGCGCAGGCGTGCTATTGTTTACTTTTGACTTTTATCATATTATGATATGCCGCACTTTTATCAcagaattttcttccacttTGAAGGGAAACCAGAGCTTTTTAAAATTGGTTCTCAATACAATGAAAGAACATTCGTTTTCACTGCTGAAGGGCTTTCTAAGACTACCACCTGCGTTAATAAGGGGTGCCCCTATCTTTACATGCCATCAGTTGGTTTACGCTTGCTTAACGCTATGCGATTATCTTTATTGGTTTGACTTTTCTGAACGTCAACATGTTTTGAGTCTTTGCACAAAAGTATATTGGCATTTGAGTACCATaggggaaaaaatgaatgagGCTACTGATAATGttggaaaaattatcaaatcCATAATTGATACGAGTAAAACTCGTATCAATGTTGGTaattttcaacaagaaaatgatgaatatGATACAATTTTGACGACGGTTAATAAGCGCGTAGAACCAGCAACTATGCATGCCATAAAAGTGGCTAATTCTTCTACAGATAATGGTGTTTTGCATGAAAGCTCATCCAATAGCCACTTCATGATACCTGACGTTGATCaattcaattcttttgaagattttttccagGACTTCTTCGATAATCTGAAGCCAAACTCACAAAAAATGTTTACCAACGATAGTAAGACCGGACAAATTACTTGA
- the AGE1 gene encoding GTPase-activating protein AGE1 (similar to Saccharomyces cerevisiae AGE1 (YDR524C); ancestral locus Anc_1.23) gives MDFYSTNTNENVVPLSIKGTAAAATTAARPHQSTWYDNSLKLANILLKSLRCKLQKKTHEEDRGFDVHYVIVKSIALLMTAEESLVLVQVPPPLSPKFPFRSTQLSFTYLSTGLSGNQQKTTLSHHINHQTHRIHSNSNNSSNNERISPKSGSFKQHTQHISFANSGPSNVDGLLSTVRKIDKSNLKCCDCDNTATVEWVSINLLCILCIKCSGVHRSLGSHISKIRSLTLDNFTSLEIMHLLQNNVSNSNVNAIYESNLRGLSVKKITANSTDLERSKFIIDKYQLKKFVTDSKQGREVSLNSLIKAIHLDSVFMMQRTIAQSKYSLSELTASEKEQNDLNHPSIFQYSLKHYEIINGTPVFFITEFLLCNGIHIDDLPKVTTNWSPKVLEYWETKLRMYGTFQGVSTSRSKSGPHLNMHSSGDSGSSHNKKQDLKLNIPERSSSASKRWSLSSIPKSSQNLMSPTNLLTMHKSLKLAKKDKK, from the coding sequence ATGGATTTCTATAGTACCAATACCAACGAAAATGTTGTGCCTTTGTCTATCAAAGgcacagcagcagcagcaacaacagcagcaagaCCGCATCAATCAACATGGTACGACAACTCGTTAAAATTAGCTAATATTCTTCTTAAATCTCTTCGATGTaaattacaaaagaaaacccACGAGGAGGATCGAGGCTTTGACGTACATTATGTGATTGTAAAAAGCATAGCTTTATTAATGACCGCAGAAGAATCATTGGTATTAGTACAAGTTCCTCCTCCCTTATCACCAAAATTTCCATTTCGTTCGACCCAATTATCGTTCACGTACTTATCAACTGGTCTGAGTGGGAACCAGCAAAAAACCACACTTTCTCATCACATTAATCATCAAACTCATCGCATTCATAGTAACAGTAACAACAGTAGCAATAATGAGCGTATTTCGCCAAAGTCGGGCTCCTTCAAGCAGCATACTCAACACATCTCCTTTGCCAATAGTGGGCCTTCCAATGTGGATGGATTACTGTCGACCGTTCGTAAAATCGATaaatcaaatttgaaatgcTGCGATTGCGATAACACCGCAACCGTGGAGTGGGTGTCGATCAATTTATTGTGCATACTGTGTATCAAATGCTCCGGCGTTCATCGGTCTCTAGGTTCTCATATCTCTAAAATTAGATCGTTAACACTGGATAATTTCACGTCATTAGAAATAATGCATCTTCTGCAGAATAATGTCTCCAATAGTAATGTTAATGCCATCTATGAGAGCAACCTGCGTGGTCTATCCGTAAAGAAAATCACAGCGAACTCCACAGATTTGGAGAGAtcaaaattcattatcGACAAATACCAACTCAAAAAGTTTGTCACCGACAGCAAACAGGGCAGAGAAGTTTCTCTAAATTCTTTAATCAAAGCTATCCATTTAGATAGTGTCTTCATGATGCAAAGAACCATTGCACAAAGTAAATACTCTTTAAGTGAATTAACAGCAAGCGAGAAAGAGCAAAACGATTTAAACCATCCGTCCATTTTCCAATATTCTTTAAAACACTACGAGATTATTAATGGAACCccagttttctttattacAGAATTTTTATTATGCAACGGTATTCATATAGATGACTTGCCCAAGGTTACTACAAATTGGTCTCCGAAAGTGTTGGAATACTGGGAAACCAAGTTGAGAATGTACGGGACATTCCAAGGTGTTAGCACTTCTCGTTCAAAATCAGGTCCGCATTTGAATATGCATTCCAGCGGCGACTCAGGTTCGTCTCATAATAAAAAGCAGGACTTGAAATTGAACATACCTGAAAGAAGTTCCTCTGCAAGTAAAAGGTGGAGTTTGAGTTCCATTCCGAAatcttctcaaaatttgatgTCCCCGACAAACTTGTTAACAATGCATAAGTCTCTAAAGTTGGCCAAAAAGGACAAAAAGTGA
- the EUG1 gene encoding protein disulfide isomerase EUG1 (similar to Saccharomyces cerevisiae PDI1 (YCL043C) and EUG1 (YDR518W); ancestral locus Anc_1.31), whose protein sequence is MQLTTKFILAIVSFCLFASPSWAENNARATPGSDLLVLTEKKFKSFIESHPLVLVEFFAPWCLHSQILRPHLEEAASILKEHNVPVVQVDCEDNNLVCLQQTINTYPTLKIFKNGRLFDAQVYRGTKITAEITQHMLQLYEASVIYLDSEDEVQPYLENTTLPVVINRGLTDLNETYREVALDLADDYVFLSLSDSKNKSLSVYLPNVTEPILFDESVDAFVGKPDTLTQWLKVVVLPYFSDVTPDLFPKYIASNLPLAYFFYTSKEELDDYTDVFTQLGRENRGQMNFIALNSTLYPHHVNFLNMRAQFPLFAIHNMINNLKYGLPQLPEEDYLKLKAPHPLDKDMIAQLVKDYREGTAKPIVKSEEIPKEQNSNVYKIVGETHDDIVHDDNRDVLVKYYATWCIHSKRFAPIYEEIADVFGSDESIRDKILIAEVNSGANDILSFPVTGYPTIALYPAGNNSKPIIFNKIRNLEDVFEFVKESGTHHIDGQAIYNELHKVKDPEESTQDTVHDEL, encoded by the coding sequence ATGCAATTGACTACAAAATTTATATTAGCTATAGTCTCGTTTTGTCTGTTCGCTTCTCCCTCATGGGCTGAAAACAACGCAAGGGCTACGCCAGGCTCCGATTTACTCGTTCTAACTGAAAAGAAGTTCAAGTCATTCATCGAGTCCCATCCTTTAGTCCTTGTGGAATTTTTTGCCCCATGGTGTCTGCATTCCCAGATCTTGCGGCCTCATTTGGAAGAGGCAGCCTCCATTTTAAAGGAGCACAATGTCCCGGTCGTTCAGGTCGATTGTGAGGATAATAATTTGGTTTGTCTGCAACAAACCATAAACACTTACCCAACCTTGAAGATCTTCAAAAACGGTCGTCTTTTTGATGCTCAAGTTTATCGCGGCACCAAGATTACTGCTGAAATTACTCAGCACATGCTGCAATTATACGAAGCATCCGTCATTTACTTAGAttctgaagatgaagttCAACCATATTTAGAAAATACTACTTTACCGGTAGTCATAAACAGAGGCCTAACAGATTTGAATGAAACATATCGAGAAGTTGCGCTGGACTTGGCTGATGATTATGTCTTTCTATCTCTTTCGGATTCGAAGAACAAATCGTTGTCAGTCTACTTACCGAATGTCACCGAGCCTATCCTGTTTGATGAAAGTGTGGATGCTTTTGTTGGAAAGCCGGACACTTTGACTCAATGGTTGAAAGTGGTCGTTTTACCCTATTTCAGCGATGTCACGCCTGATCTTTTCCCTAAGTACATTGCTAGTAATTTGCCGTTGGCGTACTTCTTTTACACCTCTAAGGAAGAGCTGGATGATTACACTGATGTTTTTACACAATTGGGTAGGGAAAATCGTGGTCAAATGAATTTCATCGCATTAAACTCTACCTTATATCCACATCATGTCAATTTCTTAAACATGAGGGCACAGTTCCCATTATTTGCTATTCATAATATGATTAACAATCTGAAATATGGATTACCACAGCTACCCGAAGAAGATTATTTGAAGCTTAAAGCGCCACATCCATTAGACAAAGATATGATCGCTCAGTTGGTCAAAGACTACCGGGAAGGGACTGCCAAGCCAATTGTCAAGTCAGAGGAAATTCCAAAGGAACAAAATTCCAACGTTTATAAGATAGTCGGTGAGACACATGATGACATTGTTCATGATGATAACAGGGATGTTCTTGTCAAATACTACGCAACATGGTGTATCCACAGTAAGAGGTTCGCACCTATTTACGAAGAGATCGCAGATGTCTTCGGCTCAGATGAATCTATCCGCGATAAAATCTTGATCGCCGAGGTAAATTCCGGTGCAAATGACATTCTAAGCTTCCCTGTCACAGGATACCCAACTATCGCCTTATACCCTGCAGGTAATAACTCCAAGCCTATtatcttcaataaaatcaGAAACTTGGAAGACgtatttgaatttgtaaAGGAATCCGGTACTCACCATATTGACGGCCAAGCAATTTATAATGAACTACACAAAGTTAAGGATCCTGAGGAGTCTACACAAGATACTGTGCATGACGAATTATAA
- the SPS2 gene encoding Sps2p (similar to Saccharomyces cerevisiae SPS22 (YCL048W) and SPS2 (YDR522C); ancestral locus Anc_1.25) has product MLSCSKTILSFFFLFLQFNRFSTAFGANEELNILDHNIMLVNTNATVPKVEKINFEATPPAKQTKIEDDCKKGLYHIENAASLNELQSKCWKVMGSIEVSSNFSESLVDLGSIKEIEGDLIIKNNKHVFRIQGYNLESLRKLELHSLTSFVSLDLPALREVETVDWRVLPILSSVVINGNIKKAKGIIISDTALTSIDYFNNVKEVDIFNINNNRYLETLSTKLESVTKQLSVHSNAKELQLDLSNLYTVENMTVKDVSAIKVAKLSSVNSSLEFIENQFSSLELPLLAKVQGTLGLIDNKNLKKLDFSNVTDIQGGFMIANNTELVKFDFFPKLRQIGGAIYFEGSFEKIDFPELKLVKGSAYIKSSSDELNCEDFTTPKSGRSIIRGGKIECTSGMRSKMLNVDEDGNVLGKQESDNSSEKKEKGRNGTKNQGSSKKMENSAPKNIFIDAFKTSIYTVLTVLFATVF; this is encoded by the coding sequence ATGTTGAGTTGTTCGAAAACAATCCTaagctttttcttcttatttttgCAGTTTAATAGATTTTCGACTGCATTCGGGGCAAATGAAGAACTAAATATTTTAGATCACAATATAATGTTGGTTAATACTAATGCGACAGTTCctaaagtggaaaaaatcaattttgaagCGACTCCTCCAGCAAAACAAACTAAAATAGAAGACGATTGTAAAAAGGGCTTATATCATATTGAAAATGCTGCCAGTTTAAACGAGTTGCAATCAAAATGTTGGAAGGTCATGGGAAGCATTGAAGTATCGAGTAACTTTAGTGAATCTCTTGTTGATTTGGGTTCAATAAAAGAGATAGAGGGGGATCTgataatcaaaaataataaacatGTATTCAGAATTCAAGGTTACAATTTAGAATCCTTACGAAAACTGGAATTGCATAGTTTAACTTCCTTTGTGTCCTTAGACTTACCTGCTTTAAGAGAGGTTGAAACGGTGGATTGGAGAGTTTTGCCCATTCTAAGTAGTGTTGTCATCAATGGGAATATTAAAAAGGCCAAGGGCATAATAATATCTGACACCGCATTGACTTCTATTGATTATTTCAATAATGTCAAGGAGGTGGACATCTTCAATATTAACAATAACAGATACTTGGAAACTTTGTCCACAAAGTTAGAAAGTGTTACCAAACAACTAAGTGTTCATTCTAATGCCAAAGAACTGCAACTTGATTTGAGTAATCTATACACTGTTGAAAACATGACCGTGAAAGATGTTTCAGCCATTAAAGTGGCCAAACTTTCCTCAGTTAATAGTTCCCTAGAGTTCATTGAGAACCAATTTTCAAGCCTGGAACTCCCTCTTTTAGCAAAGGTTCAAGGAACGTTGGGTTTGAtagataataaaaacttaAAAAAGCTCGATTTTTCAAACGTGACCGATATTCAGGGAGGGTTCATGATTGCTAACAATACTGAGCTGGTtaaatttgatttctttccCAAATTAAGGCAAATTGGTGGCGCTATCTATTTTGAAGGtagctttgaaaaaattgatttccCAGAGCTAAAGTTGGTGAAAGGCAGCGCTTATATCAAGAGTTCATCTGATGAATTAAACTGTGAAGATTTTACAACGCCAAAAAGTGGCCGCTCAATCATAAGAGGTGGGAAAATCGAATGTACATCTGGTATGAGAAGTAAAATGTTGAACGTTGACGAGGATGGGAACGTGCTAGGTAAACAGGAATCGGATAACAgctctgaaaaaaaagaaaaaggcagAAACGGTACTAAGAACCAAGgaagttcaaaaaagatggaaaataGTGCTCCAAAGAATATCTTCATTGACGctttcaaaacatcaatTTATACTGTTTTAACAGTATTATTCGCAACAGTTTTCTAG
- the SPS1 gene encoding putative serine/threonine protein kinase SPS1 (similar to Saccharomyces cerevisiae SPS1 (YDR523C); ancestral locus Anc_1.24): MSIRSRIPPSKLYSIQSCIGRGNFGDVYKAMDRTTQEIVAIKVVNLEHSDEDIELLAQEIFFLAELKSPLITNYITTMLEDVSMWIVMEYCGGGSCSDLLKRNYVNGLPEEKVSFIIHQVTLGLKYLHEQRKIHRDIKAANILLNEEGMVKLGDFGVSGHLRSTMKRDTFVGTPYWMAPEVVCCEVDGYNEKADIWSLGITTYELLKGLPPLSKYDPMKVMTNLPKRKPPKLQGSFSDAAKEFVAGCLVKVPADRPSAYDLLSFEFIKNVTITNLKSDVELIKQKKVQERYTKVPKYPLQNRLYKNSNTVRGEDFWNFESTRLSITQIPKEELSPVTQDSPVSSLNMESPYLLHGQTVTPITNPSSPSFRKCTQPVFELDSGMDIDSGCPNLQTEIEMATPSNHNKKHKKNDIQALKIEKFDYLKNIVSHILNRMYDRARDDETRKYVNEMLKQFMKTEAHVPGFNEVFIEEISLRIEAIKKGFV; the protein is encoded by the coding sequence ATGTCAATTAGATCAAGAATTCCTCCGTCAAAATTATATTCCATTCAATCATGCATAGGCAGGGGCAATTTCGGTGACGTCTACAAGGCAATGGATAGGACCACGCAAGAAATTGTGGCAATCAAAGTAGTTAACTTGGAGCATTCcgatgaagatattgagCTGTTGGCGCAggagattttttttcttgcggAGCTAAAATCACCTCTCATCACCAATTATATCACCACAATGCTAGAGGATGTTTCTATGTGGATTGTTATGGAATATTGTGGCGGTGGATCATGTTCAGATTTACTGAAGCGAAATTATGTCAATGGATTGCCAGAGGAAAAAGTTTCGTTCATTATTCACCAAGTCACCTTGGGTTTGAAATACCTGCATGAACAACGGAAAATTCACCGTGATATCAAAGCGGCCAATATCTTACTGAACGAGGAAGGTATGGTTAAATTGGGCGATTTTGGTGTGAGTGGCCACCTTCGTTCTACCATGAAAAGAGATACATTTGTGGGAACTCCTTATTGGATGGCCCCAGAAGTTGTTTGCTGTGAAGTTGATGGATACAATGAGAAAGCAGATATATGGTCCCTAGGAATTACCACCTATGAGCTACTTAAAGGCTTACCTcctttatcaaaatatgATCCTATGAAAGTTATGACTAACCTGCCAAAGAGAAAGCCTCCAAAACTGCAGGGCTCTTTTTCAGATGCAGCGAAGGAGTTTGTAGCTGGCTGCCTTGTTAAAGTTCCTGCTGATCGGCCATCTGCGTATGATTTATTATCGtttgaatttatcaaaaatgttaCAATAACGAATTTGAAAAGCGATGTTGAGCTGattaaacaaaaaaaagtgcaaGAGAGATATACAAAAGTTCCTAAATACcctcttcaaaatcgtCTGTATAAAAATAGCAACACTGTAAGAGGGGAGGacttttggaattttgaATCGACTAGACTAAGTATCACGCAAATCCccaaagaagaattatCTCCCGTCACACAGGATTCACCAGTTTCATCTTTAAATATGGAGAGCCCCTATTTGCTTCACGGGCAAACGGTAACGCCCATAACAAATCCAAGCTCTCCTTCATTTAGAAAATGCACTCAACCAGTCTTTGAGCTTGACTCAGGAATGGATATCGATTCAGGTTGTCCAAATTTGCAGACAGAGATCGAAATGGCAACACCCTCTAATCATAATAAGAAGCATAAGAAAAACGATATTCAGGCGTtaaaaatagaaaagtttgactatttgaaaaatattgtGTCCCATATCCTTAACAGAATGTATGATCGTGCACGCGACGatgaaacaagaaaatatgtAAATGAAATGTTAAAGCAATTTATGAAAACTGAGGCACATGTTCCTGGCTTTAACGAGGTTTTTATAGAAGAGATTTCACTTAGAATTGAAGCAATTAAGAAAGGATTCGTGTAA
- the FPR2 gene encoding peptidylprolyl isomerase family protein FPR2 (similar to Saccharomyces cerevisiae FPR2 (YDR519W); ancestral locus Anc_1.28): MLLNIYLLFTFFATGLAGSLTDLEIGVTKRIPVEECVIKAMPGDKVEVHYTGSLLESGTVFDSSYSRGSPIAFELGVGRVIKGWDQGIAGMCIGEKRKLQIPSSLAYGERGVQGVIPPSADLVFDVELVNVR, encoded by the coding sequence ATGCTACTAAATATATACCTTCTCTTCACGTTTTTCGCCACAGGTCTAGCAGGTTCATTGACGGATTTGGAGATCGGCGTTACCAAGAGAATACCCGTAGAAGAATGTGTAATTAAGGCGATGCCAGGAGATAAAGTTGAAGTTCATTACACAGGTTCCTTACTGGAATCAGGAACCGTTTTTGACTCAAGTTACTCAAGAGGCTCCCCCATCGCCTTTGAACTAGGTGTTGGCAGAGTCATCAAAGGTTGGGATCAAGGTATTGCCGGCATGTGCATTGGcgaaaaaaggaaactaCAAATTCCAAGTTCATTGGCCTATGGTGAAAGAGGAGTTCAAGGTGTCATTCCTCCAAGCGCTGATTTGGTGTTTGATGTTGAATTAGTGAATGTGAGATGA
- the API2 gene encoding Api2p (similar to Saccharomyces cerevisiae API2 (YDR525W)) produces the protein MTHSAKSDVAHEKKKSDGFLLLSFSYFSNGYSAWKRKGVARGIAILEIDFGVPRPEATKAANQAHRRGSMASGRAHLLGTEKGPEPGPGPYHARSGKRVASLGRNNRKVSRSRSA, from the coding sequence ATGACACACAGCGCCAAATCTGATGTAGCACacgagaaaaaaaaaagcgaTGGTTTTTTgctactttctttttcttacttCTCAAACGGATATTCCgcttggaaaagaaaaggcgTGGCTCGGGGCATTGCCATTTTGGAAATAGACTTTGGCGTTCCACGCCCAGAAGCGACCAAAGCGGCCAATCAGGCCCACAGACGGGGCAGCATGGCTTCTGGGCGGGCGCATTTGTTAGGAACTGAAAAAGGCCCAGAGCCGGGCCCAGGCCCTTACCACGCCCGATCCGGAAAGCGCGTTGCTTCTTTGGGACGAAATAATCGGAAGGTAAGCAGGTCCAGATCCGCGTAG
- the SNA2 gene encoding Sna2p (similar to Saccharomyces cerevisiae SNA2 (YDR525W-A); ancestral locus Anc_1.21), whose protein sequence is MHARDWFLVFIAIFIPPIAVWLKRGFFTKDLLINFLLFLLGFIPGLIHALYVISSHPYEENEAQYSHLASTDDNYGSLA, encoded by the coding sequence ATGCACGCCCGCGATTGGTTTTTAGTTTTTATTGCAATTTTTATTCCTCCCATAGCAGTATGGTTGAAAAGAGGATTCTTTACTAAGGATCTGCTCATAAATTTTCTGTTGTTTTTACTGGGATTCATCCCTGGTTTGATCCACGCTTTATACGTTATCAGCAGCCATCCATACGAGGAGAACGAGGCCCAATACTCACATCTCGCTTCTACCGATGACAACTATGGTAGTTTAGCATGA